One stretch of Armigeres subalbatus isolate Guangzhou_Male chromosome 2, GZ_Asu_2, whole genome shotgun sequence DNA includes these proteins:
- the LOC134213919 gene encoding uncharacterized protein LOC134213919 translates to MYPQNLLTIPAYHHFERQISEPIIPTSPAVSSPPEARSAPDQHDEPSTPVPPIPQIRQIHLQTDRTSSPTVVLVSDMESLQQQHQHHLSGSAVASTSTGGASAPITTITTTSTTSSTAAVLLADLSSSTPSSIHIKGGELSRSASSPLMSSRSKEIPGLDSQRSSHCPVVREGPAHKKNTQI, encoded by the exons ATGTACCCGCAAAACCTATTGACGATTCCGGCGTACCATCATTTTGAAAGGCAAATTTCCGAACCGATCATTCCAACATCGCCGGCCGTATCGTCTCCACCGGAAGCGCGATCAGCACCCGATCAGCACGATGAACCGTCGACACCCGTACCCCCAATTCCACAAATCCGACAAATCCACCTGCAAACCGATCGCACATCGAGTCCAACGGTTGTTCTCGTTTCCGATATGGAATCGCTCCAACAGCAGCACCAGCACCATTTATCGGGAAGTGCGGTTGCCAGTACAAGTACCGGAGGTGCTAGTGCTCCTATCACAACGATCACCACGACCAGCACCACCAGCTCCACCGCCGCAGTGCTACTTGCCGACCTGAGTTCATCAACGCCGAGTTCAATTCACATAAAAGGCGGCGAATTGTCGCGGTCTGCTTCATCTCCTTTG ATGAGCAGCCGATCGAAGGAAATACCCGGCCTGGACAGCCAACGGTCTAGCCACTGTCCGGTGGTACGGGAGGGTCCCGCGCACAAGAAAAACACACAAATCTGA
- the LOC134208792 gene encoding RNA-binding protein spenito-like: MMNGVDQEPMANMIHAVVLDHVNQESIDLAPVHRGDAVRLIRLLIGMRISTSSSHAIFLGLPGSTSSVASSDDASVQTRPLRNLVSYLKQKEAAGVISLLNKETEATGVLYSFPPCDFSTELLKRTCHNLTEEGLKEDHLVIVVVRGGTIL; encoded by the exons ATGATGAATGGCGTCGATCAGGAGCCGATGGCGAATATGATTCACGCCGTCGTTCTGGATCACGTGAACCAGGAATCGATAGATCTCGCTCCCGTTCACCGAGGCGACGCAGTCCGGCTGATTCGTCTTCTCATAGGAATG CGCATATCGACGTCATCGTCGCACGCAATCTTCCTCGGCCTGCCGGGATCGACGTCATCGGTAGCATCATCGGATGATGCCAGCGTTCAGACGCGTCCACTGCGTAATCTCGTGTCCTACctgaagcagaaagaagcggCCGGCGTTATATCCTTACTCAATAAGGAAACGGAAGCAACCGGTGTGCTCTACTCATTCCCGCCATGCGATTTTTCGACAGAATTGTTGAAACGAACATGTCACAACCTCACCGAGGAGGGACTGAAGGAAGACCATCTGGTAATCGTGGTGGTCCGAGGAGGAACAATCCTCTGA